In Benincasa hispida cultivar B227 chromosome 8, ASM972705v1, whole genome shotgun sequence, the sequence GTCCACTCTTGCATCCCTCAAACgaactaaaaaataaagaagaaaaatgaatacACGACTTCCTTTTTAGAcacaattattataaaatatagcaaatttccCTTCCACATATACACAAAAATTCTCTACACTCTCCTTGGCATGTATCTTGTCCAATTAtgtttatcattattattattatatgatgTCTAACTTTTTGTTACAAGTAAACCAACTAAAGCCGTGCAACCACgtttaaaaatatacaaaaaataaaatacaaaataaaaaatcaaaagagtGACTAAATTGCCTCGTTAGATCGTGAGCTCCACCTTTCTCCATTAAGTCTCAAATCCACAcgcacacatatatatataactccCTCAAATTCAACTCATTTAATTCACAACCCTTTTCAATTCACACACTTCTAGTTCTAGTCATGGCTTCAAACTCCTCCCACCTTCTACTAATCCTTCTCTTCGTTCTCTCATTCATCAATCCCTCCCTTCAGGATTACTACACTCCCGACAAGAAAAACATGAATATAATCGACTCGTGCTGGCGTCGAACCGCCAATAATTGGGCCAAAAACCGCCAAGCCTTAGCTGACTGCGCCGTTGGCTACGGCAAGGATGCAATCGGAGGCAAATTTGGAACCATTTACGTCGTCACCGACCCATCTGACAACCCTTCAAACCCAAAATACGGAACGTTACGATACGGTGTGATCCAAGACAAGCCATTGTGGATTGTGTTTGGTAAGGACATGGTTATTGTGTTGAAGAATGAGCTGATGGTAAATAGTTTCAAGACCATTGATGGACGTGGGGCTAAAGTGGAAATTGCTTATGGGCCTTGTATTACGGTTCAAGGGGTTAGCCATGTTATTATACATGGAATTAGTATTCATCATTGTAAGCCTGGCAAAGCTGGGCTTGTTAGAGATACTGTGTCGCATGTTGGGAAACGTAAAGGGGCTGATGGTGATGCTATTGCTGTGTTTGGTTCTTCACATGTTTGGATTGATCATTGTTTTTTAGCTCGATGTACTGATGGTCTTGTTGATGTTATTCATGCTTCCACTTCTGTCACTATCTCAAATAACTACTTCTCCCAACATGATAAggtatgtctttttttttttgtttttttggagattttttCCCCCTTGTGTgaaatgttattgatattgatTAGTGAATTgaagtttatttattattttttgtatgaTAGGTGATGTTGCTTGGACATAATGATGGGTACACTGATGATAAAATTATGAGGGTCACCATTGTTTTCAACCGCTTTGGTGCTGGCCTTATTGAGAGGATGCCAAGGTAGCCAAGAGTATAGTCACAAATTTCCTTTGCACAACAAAgtttaaattctaattatatacACATACGTATATTACAATCTTAATAAAGGAATTCTAAAATTAAGGTTTGTTAGTTTGTTTCATAACGgtttcattcttatttttctaaaaaagaattaatgCTGGTTTTCTCTCCATTTCTTTGTTGTGGTTTTAACCTTTCTTAACCAAACATTTAAACTTATAATCAAATTTATCGAAAGTAAAaagtaaatttcttttaattttgaaaacttagtTTGATTTTTAAAGATATTTCTAGAAGGTagataaccaaaaaaaaaaatttatagataAAAGCAATCCTTTTCGAAAGAAAACAAATGCTCAAACTTATCAAACTTGCCTATTCGATTTCATTTgcagtttttagtttttgaaaatcatgTTTTATTccgtaatttttttaatctagatttccatatttcttaaataatatttgaattttaagcTAAAGTCCAAATgtaaaaaaagtttttattttaattttcaaaacttgcttcaaattttaagaatatttaTAAAGAGCAGATAACATAATAAAGAAATTCATTGGTGGAAGTAGTATTTCTAAGCTTAATTTGGAAATATAAAAAACTGAAAATCAAATTGACTATTAAACATGATCTtcctttacttcttttttttgttgAGTTCAAAGGatacctaaatttttaaatataatttctttAAATTCAAGATTAGATTTGGGAGATGAATGTTTCTAATGTGTTATATCATTCGAATTAATAATGTTTTAGGGTTAGGTTTGGTTACGCTCATGTAGCCAACAATAGATACGACGAGTGGAAAATGTACGCGATTGGTGGAAGTGCAAACCCCACAATCTTCAGTGAAGGAAACTACTTTGTAGCTCCCCAAAATTCTAATGCCAAGCAGGTACTAAACACAAATAGAAGCGCCATAAATAATCAAAACAAGGATTAAAATTCTTTGACTTGAATGTGAAATTAACTATTAATAATGAATTAAACAGGTTACAAAGAGGGAAGTTAATAATGGGTGGAAGAACTGGAAATGGAGGTCCTCCAGAGATGTGTTCTTAAATGGTGCTTATTTTGTGCCATCAGGATGGGGAAGCTGCAGTCCAATTTACACAAAAGCTCAGTCTTTTCCAGTGGCTCCTGGCCCTATGGTTCCTGCTTTGACTGCAAATGCTGGCCCACTTCGTTGTTTTGTCGGCAAACCCTGTTAATTAAAAATCTGTTTGGATTGACGTTTTAAgtgtctaaattttttttaatcgttTAAGATGGTCAATCCAAACAAACCCTAAATTTCAAACGTACTTTCGGTACTCTGTTTGTTTTCagggttttcttttctttctgtttttaatatattaaagtGCTATACCCTAGCTTCCTTTTGAAGCATGTGAGTATTTAATTTGGGCACTCCACAAGGAAGAAGCTTTTTGATTGAtgagaaatataatataatatttgatataaaactATACGAGTTGTGTATAATTGATTTCTACAAAATTGTATAATCTTTAGTTTTGAGTAAATGTTTAATAAacaacaattatatatatttatgcatgtggggaaaaaaaattacaacagTGAGagatgaaatatatgatatcaaaaaAGCCTATTGTCATTGCTTTGAACCCCGCAGGTTACCGGAGCCTTGGCTCTTACTCTTCTTACAAACCATATTACAGCCGCTGCAACTACGAACACCCCGCCCGCCGACACTGCTGCTGCCGTCCCTGCAATTTTATTATGCAATTAATGATCAGAATTCTATTAATTATGTATCAATTTTAATGCGAAGTACTAGAACTAAGTTTTTATGCATGGATTAAttcaatgaaaattaaaatctaataCGGGTTGAAGGttgatattgatttaaaattagcTCACCTGAAATTACTGCAAACTTCTTCTTTTGTTGAGATGCGTCATGATCTGCATGCAGAAATGGTAATTACTTAATTTGTTCACTTATGTATTAATGTGAAGAAATAATATATTgacattaaaatttcaaatttcgaATGTAAATGAATGAGAAATAGTGCAAGTTTAGATAAATGACTAAACCTAGACTTAGTTTAACGGATGTTAAATACAAACCTCGACTAAGAGGATCAAAAGTTTAAATTCTAAGCCCTACATATtgtgttgtactaaaaaagagTTTCATGCTAGCACGAGCATAGTTTAATTGGCATAAAATTTATATTGTCGATGATGCTCCATTCCTCCAACtcacatattgtaaaaaaaattgtaattcaATCTTTGAGGTTGGAGTTTGGATTGTTAGATTCAGTCAAGAAAAATctatgaaacataaaaaaatcaaggaaatgtcactaatgtaaatatatataatatttatttattaatttaaatatctatttaaattttttgttttctaatttttctagaaatatACATCATCATTATTAACATTTGATCGATATTTATGTCGAGATATGAATAAACTTTACACCTCCATATTTTTGTGGGCACCTTAGTCATAACAAACCCTCAAagtaaaaaaggaaaaggaaaagaaaaaggaaaaggaaaaggaaaaaagagaaagaaaggaaagttaaaCAATCATATTCCAACTTAAAAGAATATATTAAGATGTGAATGTTTTTAGACGTGAAGTGCTTAGTGAAAGAGTTTATTTAGACCTTTAATAACTATCTCATGTTCTGTTAAAAATTAGGATTCCAATATAGTTAAAAAAACACGTTACTTTATAAATTATTTCAAGATGAAATTTTACCCCTGCCCTTGGAAAAgtaaattattttccttttcttttcgttaaaaaaaattaggatacATCCCACAAATCATATAATCGATTACATCCAAATTCTTTAATGGTAAGGAATTAAAATCCTTAAAACACATTAGTATAAAAATAAGATAGCACATAGAAATATTTTTCTAGAGTGAAAAATTTGTTCAAGAGAAAGCATTCGTTTTCAGAGTTCAACAAATGTCTAGTATACTTTTTCGTGAAGAtgatatactatatatatagagagaaaaagaacgaacaatttattttttaacacaACTGTGTAGTGAAGAACCTCCGACCTCTAAGAAAGAATATCATTTCATTTACCATTGAACTACTATGGGAtgattttttaaggaaaaactGATCTTTTATCATGATAAGAATTTTCTGATAGCGATCAAAGGAAGgacataaaaaatatagaagTTAAAGGGAGAacctcaaaagaaaaaaaaaaatcaagtgttATTTAGTATAATTGTAGGGATGAGAGATCAAATCTTCAACATCTAAGTGAGAAGGCGACATGCCAATTACCGTTAAAGTTAAGTTCACTTTgataggaaaaagaaagaaaaaaatgtccAAATATTAAAATCTTCGAACTGCTACTTCAAAGTACCAACTTGACCATAACTAAGTTGTATATAATTGGTTATATGTTTAGTGACTTCCAAATTGTTcaactttttcttaaaatatatatatatatatatatatatatccatctttataaTTCAGATCATTTGGAAGTACAAATCTCTtcaaaatatagttttttatatgaattcaaCATTCTTGGAAAAATCTCAATTTAGATTGAACACTTATTTGAGCTAAGGTGCTCTGGTGTCAAATTAGATAAACATAagtactatatttataaattaatcttaaaaaaaaccatttcaatgggaaaaaaaatccactaacctcCACAAAAAGTAGTAACATTCCGTTCCCCACAGAGGCACAAGAAACCCTGGTCCTGCGTATCAAATCCACAAGTTCCCCCTCCTTTCACCATATCCTGACAATGCAAACACCTCGTCGACACCGGAATATCAAAATCAACCCTTATCCCATATTCCGGGACCTGATCATACGGCTGATCCGGAGCCCCAATGCTCTTCCAATACACACTCGTATAGCTCGAGCAATACCTAAGCATCAGCCTCAACGATTCCGTCGCCTTCGGATAATACGAGCAACAAGACGCTGCCCCCAAACCCCCGCCGCACTCCGGCAAGTGCCTGCACAGATAGCTCGCACTATCGCACGACGAATCGCACCGCTCCGGAAACCGCTCACAGAACATTGGCTTAGGAGCCACAATTACATTGTCCTCGCTGCAATTGAAGAACAGGTAGTCGTTTTGCATCGAAAGCGAGAGATGGGTGCTTGTGTCGAGGCTGAAGGGCCTTGTTGGCCGGAAATTATCGCCGTCGTTGCAGTTCCACATGTAAGGGTCCGTGATTTTGATGTGCCGTTCTGTGTAACTTATGGTTTGAATTGGGTATCTCCCTGAAGGGGTTCTTAATTCGAGCTTGCCGGAGTCCGTGCAATCCAGAATGTGGCGGTAGTATGGGCTGCCGCAGCCATCGTCGATGCCAAATGGGTAATTGATTTGGATTTGGCCACAGGAAGTTCGGCATTTGGTGGATTGAGATGGGGTTGAGAAGAGAAACAGAGTGAGGATTAAAACAGAGGAGTAGTGGGGGAGTGGCATTGTTTTGGGAGATGGGTTTGCCGTGAAGGAGGAAATGGAAATTGAAACATAAGGGAAATTGTTGAATGAGTAAAGtaaaatttgtttcttttgctttattttcttttggttgTGTGTTATTAGACCTTTGCCGGGGTTTCAAGTGATTCTTCTTGGCAATGTGGGGCTGAGATTTGGGGGGTTTGCTACGTTGTTAAAGACAGTCCAGTACTTTTTGACCACCCTATACTTTTGTTCTACATGGCTTTGGGAATTGGGATAGCCATCTTTATAACATCAACTTTCTTTTAACGTTGGAAGTCTGTTGTTTGTTTTGTCTAAAATTCTTGCCTTCAAACTTGGGCAAGTGACCCATGAAAATTGCCACCCCAACcttctttattttgttttgttaacTATAGATCAAAAGTCAAGAGGTCTCTATTGATTAGTACATATATGCTAAGACCTGTGACAATGTGCTCCCAGCAAGCTTCCTCTGTTTATGCTCTGTTTTGATGTGTTTTTCTTAATACAATAACAAATAATTAACTCTAGAAAACACAACTACAGTCTAGACTTACAAAGAAGGTGTTCCCCGAATTCTCTCCCTTTTCCTAAAGTTTGGTAGTTGATATTGACATTTGAGTATTTTATTGCATTATTGTGTATTTTACGATAGTGAATAGAGGGTTAAATACATGGCATAAAGGAAAAATCTAAATATGGGATCTAATTTATCCTGATTACACCGTTTTAAAATTACGAATatcacttttatcattttcaaaataactcttaaatataaatttgatcaTTGAAAATGAAGTCATTATGGATTGACCTAGCTATAAACGTGGAATATGACCTTTATAAATATCTAAAAGATCATAAATTTAATCCATAATGGTCACTTACCTATGATTAAACAACCCCTATTCTTTTCTTTGCTTTATCGCttgtttgtttttccttcttctgaTTTTGTTTTTCCTAGTTTACTcagtttaaaatatattgtaGTTGCGGCAAtatttttggcaaaatataaaagaGTAGCAATCTAACCAAAAAGTAATAAAGAAGTAATGAAGTTCTATGccaattttgaatattttcaaattttgtgtaCTAATTTAGTTGTGTGAGTGATATAAAACTTTTAgagagtatttttttaaaaatcaaggtGGAGAGATTTTTTtgtgattgtaacaatttttcacTTATGAAATTATGAACAgataacttaaaattttgttgtaaaatgaaatttgatgaaCTTCTTCAAAACAAACTTTGTAAGATTTTAATTCGACAAGTATTAAGGAGAAAAGTAATAGAGCAATTACTAGTAAATTAGAAATGGAGAAAAGCGTCACCACGTCAACAGATGTGAAAATTCCTAAGATCTATGGGAGGTGATACAGACACTGTTTGGTGTTCAATCCAGAGCTCAAGAAGACATCCTTTGACAAACATTTCAACAAACACGAAAAGGTAATGATAAAAACTAATGCTGATAATCTTGGTCAGGCTAGAAGTCCGGTTCCATCAAGATCACTAGTGTCACAAGTTCTCTTGGGGTTAGATGAAAAATATAACCCAGTTGTTGCCACAACTCGAGGACGGCCTGATATCTCCTGGTTAGATACGTAGACTGAGTTGTTGGTGTTCGAAAAATGCCTTGTTCATCAAAAATACTCAGAGAACAACAGGAAGTTTCAACCATGATACTTCTATAAACGTGGTAAACGACTGAAATTTTAGCAACAACTAGCGGCCTCAAGGACAAAACAACAACGCTTCAACAATAATCGAAAAAATCCCAATGAAAATTTTCAGAGAGGAAATGGAAATCAAAACGTCACCAATAGCAGGGATCGTGGGTGCGGCAGAGGTAATCGACCCACATGCCaggtgtcacaatcgctctttcgaaagcttctcttagcgattgtgcgacacttgttcccgctcacgaacaagccagccaactcgaatacagactgccgatggcacaccgagtgcctcttgcaacctccacccccgttttagggaaaacgattttagaaaacgggtttagagaaaaggttttcgtaagaagatttgtgagtgtgaataaagaaagaaagattgtagtagactagaaagcaataagcaacaacaacggctttatagagtactactccgggtatgaggaagtgatggttagtcttatccccatatagtgcattctgaacaaaaagccaactggcgcccttgcatatgcaaaagggcgagtggtcactcacaatgaaaatgtaaagaaagcaagctaactaaactaatacaatacaggatatgaaagtatgctagaagggggttggattgggcatgcggccatgggcaacaggccctggacaagcatgaccgttacaccAGGCATGCCGTAAATATGGTCATTCTGCTGAATCCGAATGGTAATCCCTTCTGTGCAAATCTGAGTAGTAATCCTTTCTATGCAAATCTGGAAGTTATTGCTGATCCTAATTGGTATGCCGATAACGATGCTTCCAGTAACGGACTGAATATGGAGGTAAGGAACTGGTCAAGTGATGGTAACAAATTAGAAATATCTCATGTTGGAAATTTATGCTTAACAAATGGGAAAACAGTCCCGAATCTCCAAAATATCCTGTGTGCGTCTTGAAGGGATTGGATCCCAATGTGGAGGTGATTGATCACCTTTGCGTCAGTGAATTCTTTTTTGGAACAAActcaaaaatagagaaataaacaaaataaggatAAGCATAATTCTAAGCATACTGTCTAAAACGATTACAGAGAGGAAAGGGAAGACGAGAAACTTAGGAGGACACTTAAACTAGGCTAGATCTTCACGTTCTCCTCTTCAAATGATCACGAACTCATCGTCATGaacataacaagaaaagaactttTCTTAGACACCACCGCCAAAGTCTTTCTTGACTATTCTCAAGGTAAGGATCAAGATGGAGTTGTGGGCTCGTCTATTTAATTTTGATGAGGGAGAAGAGAATTCTTTTTTAGAGAATTTCTTGAGAGAAAGAATTGCAGAGATTTTCACTATTGTGAAATTCACGTTCCATTTTGCAAAAACCACTTCAGTGTTCTTGTATACGAGAGAATGAGATGAGTTATTTTTATAACTCCCTTCATCGCGTAGAGCAACTCccctttaattaaactaaactttatattatatctcatataatatatcttatagtttgtattatatcatatataatatatctaactttatattctctcatataacatttagttttaatatgtacaatattcatattaattttaacttatagttttatatcacttgatataattaatatttgaatcatattcaaatatatatctctctcattaaactttccatttacattatattaattgtatctcatacaattaattccctttaattaatttgaacaattcaaattaatccaaaattaattgattcttatttaacCCTTATTGATCTAGAAATGAGACCTAATTGACCTtaaaattagaagctccaatgatacgagattaataaATTAccctttttaattaaatcaatcaacattcattaactgtcagtcactatTAAATTCTGATAACGacactcttcgcactgcagatatatttatgtgtctatggatataaccaatcaatagtaagttgacccttcaaaaattgctcataactatagttgggttaaattattgttttactcgtgtaattacatctaactttttaagtatgactgatccctctaatgaataattggttatagtccaactataaactaggcccactagaagaaatttgggctttaatgtcggttggaaaaagtgaaatcagatgtataatgtcggtttaaaaaaaatggatctttaatgtcggttttaaaccgacattgaagatgggctttaatgtcggtttaaaaccgacattaaaggtgtaatgttttttttcttattttattaaataatatatctctAATTTATCGTATCCTTCTCGATTATCATTCTTCGCCCAAACCCTATCTCTGTGTCNGATTATCATTCTTCGCCCAAACCCTATCTCTGTGTCGCGCTGTTCACCACCCCTCGCTGAATCTCCTTCACCTTTCTTCGTTCGTCGTCGATCTCCTTCACCTTTCTTCGCTAGCCGTCGATCTCCTTTACCTTTCTTCGCTCGCCGTCACTCGTTCTTCACCTTTCTTCACTCGCTGTTGATCTCTTTCCCGTGTCCGTCGATCTTCTTCCCGTGTCCGTCGCTCAGAATAATTCTTCagcatcttctttctttttaaattttgatttgtgcTGTCATTCAGTTCTGTGAAAGATCGGAGGAGAAACCCTCGTGTACTCGTTATGTCTTCCTTCGGAATCTCTATCCAGAGCGCCGAATTGTCAAATGTCGTTCAAGAACTAGTTCTTTGCGACCAGGTTTTCTTctatcttttaattttcaaagttgATCTACTTTCACACACTTTCTTTATCCAAGAGAACCAGGGGTGTAAAACTCCATGTAAGAAATGGTGCTTGATAGTTCTTATTGGTAGTATTGCGTTCTCAAAACTGAAATCGTTGGTTTACttttgttttcatttgtttttcaaGATTTGCATTTCTTGGGGGCTAATTAAAGAAGTCTGAGATCCTTGGTTTAGTCTTGTTTTCTTTCATTATCAAGATTATGGACATCGGGAGGCTTGTTTTTTGTGATTTAATCTAGGGAGAATATGGTATAATCAAATTGAATTGACTTTTGTGCTTGGTTGTATGGCTACGGGGAATCATAAGAATAAAAAACTATTGTCTATGTTCATCCGATTTGCCAGTAATTGGATTGTTGTTGTTTCTCTTGCGAATTTGATCGGTCGCCTGTGCATGCTTTTCTTTATTCTATAAGGAAGATTTTCCTCTCTTTCAGTTAGAGTTGCATATCTATGATTCTGTTCAAGTGTCTGTTCTTTGAATGTTGGATATCCACGTATACATACTTCGAGGATTTCTAACTTGCTGGATTTGTATGTTCAGTTGGAAATGTAGAtctttcttttcagcaactcctTTCTTTTCAAGTTTTTATTTGTGCCAAACAACTGTTTGGGTTTTGTGTAATTTAGAGCAATAAAGATCAGACAATTATGACTTCTTTTGGAATCTCTATCCAGAGCGTTTCAGATGTCGTTCAAGAACAGGTAATTTGCGACCAGGTTTTATTCTATCTATTCATTTTCGAAGTTGATCTACTTTCACGCACTTTCTTTATCCAAGAGAATCAGGGGCCTAAAACTTTGTGTAAGAAATGGTTGTCTCCAATTTGTTGATTGTTCTTATTGGCAAATCTAAGATCGTTGGTTTAGTCTTGTTGTCATTTGTTTTTCAAGATTTGTGTTTGTTGGGGCTTGAGGGTTAATTAATGATGCCTGAGATCGTGGTTTAGTCTTGTTTTCTTTCTCGATTACGGACATCGTCACTGCAATATAATATCTCGGGAGAATATGGTTGAATCGAATTGAATTGACTTTTGTACTTGGTTGTATGGTATGAGTAATCATAAGAAGCAGAAGCTATTGTTTATGTTCATCTATTTGCCAGTCATTGGATTGCTGTTGTTTTTCTCTTGCGAATTTGGTCAGTTGCCTTTGCATGCTTTTCTTTATTCTATAAGGAAGACTTTCCTCTCTTTCAGTTAAGAGTGAGTTGCATATCTATGAGTTTGTTTAAGTATCTGTATTGAAATATTGGATATTCTTGTATACGAACTTCTCTTTTAGTTAGAATTGCTTATCTATGATTCTATTTAAGTGTCTGTTTTCAAATATTGGATATTTGCATATATGTACATTGAGGATGTCTAACTTGCTGGATTTGTATGTTCAGTTGGAAATGGGAAAGAAGGTAGAGATTCAAGTAATGGGGCATGGGAGTCACGATGGGGCTTGTGCAATTTCCTTAAATAAGATAGCACTTCAAGAAACTGCTTTAGTGAGAGGCTGTGAGCACGCCTATTGGTTTGTCCCAATTGATTCATCTTTCATATacctattaatattttttatttcgtTCTTTCTTCATAAAAGTAGTTgtttctatatataaaaaacacctaattaatattttttataacatGACTTATTCATATATATTTCATTTCGTTGTGGCTCTATGCTTGTATTGGAGATGGAGTTTTAAGTTGTTGCGAATGTATTCCTGGGTGTCCGCTAAACTTCGTAGGAGAAATTCACTATATCCGCCATTGCCTTTGGTGCAATGTTTCTAATTGTACTTGAGGTTGCCCGAATTTAATTGGAAGAGGTATGCTGTTCTAGATTTATAATCAAAGCATCTTGGAGTAATTGGCATAAGTCATAGTTAAGGTTTGTCTTATTTAGTTGATTGATCATTGAACTTAAAATGCTTTCTTTGTGGGAAGTGGACAGAACTCTGTTGTTCACTGATTAATTATAGTGACATGTTTGTTAAATTGGACACATATCAAACACCGTGTTGAATGTTTGATGGGTACAAGCACAATAAGACTCTAATAGAACACATATTAGAATGATTATTAGGCATTTGAACTTGAGTGTTTAAGCGTGTTCTATATGCCTGTTTGTTTGAGGAATGAGAGTGACCTTTTATATtagcttttatttttcttttactttcatGAAGTGCGACTTGCATCCTTCGATGGGCCTCATACACGCAAAAACCGACTTGTCCACAATGTAAACATCCATTTGAGTTCCCGATTGTTCATCGTTCTCTTGATGGGAGGTCTGTTCCTTCACCATCATATGAATATTTTTATAGTTTAtagtttagggtttggatacTGTTATCTTTTCAAATTACTGTTCTAACCATATATTGTCTTCACATTGTTAGCATCCACGACTACATG encodes:
- the LOC120083802 gene encoding putative pectate lyase 2, with amino-acid sequence MASNSSHLLLILLFVLSFINPSLQDYYTPDKKNMNIIDSCWRRTANNWAKNRQALADCAVGYGKDAIGGKFGTIYVVTDPSDNPSNPKYGTLRYGVIQDKPLWIVFGKDMVIVLKNELMVNSFKTIDGRGAKVEIAYGPCITVQGVSHVIIHGISIHHCKPGKAGLVRDTVSHVGKRKGADGDAIAVFGSSHVWIDHCFLARCTDGLVDVIHASTSVTISNNYFSQHDKVMLLGHNDGYTDDKIMRVTIVFNRFGAGLIERMPRVRFGYAHVANNRYDEWKMYAIGGSANPTIFSEGNYFVAPQNSNAKQVTKREVNNGWKNWKWRSSRDVFLNGAYFVPSGWGSCSPIYTKAQSFPVAPGPMVPALTANAGPLRCFVGKPC
- the LOC120083395 gene encoding uncharacterized protein LOC120083395, encoding MPLPHYSSVLILTLFLFSTPSQSTKCRTSCGQIQINYPFGIDDGCGSPYYRHILDCTDSGKLELRTPSGRYPIQTISYTERHIKITDPYMWNCNDGDNFRPTRPFSLDTSTHLSLSMQNDYLFFNCSEDNVIVAPKPMFCERFPERCDSSCDSASYLCRHLPECGGGLGAASCCSYYPKATESLRLMLRYCSSYTSVYWKSIGAPDQPYDQVPEYGIRVDFDIPVSTRCLHCQDMVKGGGTCGFDTQDQGFLCLCGERNVTTFCGDHDASQQKKKFAVISGTAAAVSAGGVFVVAAAVIWFVRRVRAKAPVTCGVQSNDNRLF